From the Homo sapiens chromosome 1, GRCh38.p14 Primary Assembly genome, one window contains:
- the CAMK2N1 gene encoding calcium/calmodulin-dependent protein kinase II inhibitor 1, producing MSEVLPYGDEKLSPYGDGGDVGQIFSCRLQDTNNFFGAGQNKRPPKLGQIGRSKRVVIEDDRIDDVLKNMTDKAPPGV from the exons ATGTCGGAGGTGCTGCCCTACGGCGACGAGAAGCTGAGCCCCTACGGCGACGGCGGCGACGTGGGCCAGATCTTCTCCTGCCGCCTGCAGGACACCAACAACTTCTTCGGCGCCGGGCAGAACAAGCGGCCGCCCAAGCTGGGCCAGATCGGCCGGAGCAAGCGGG TTGTTATTGAAGATGATAGGATTGATGACGTGCTGAAAAATATGACCGACAAGGCACCTCCTGGTGTCTAA
- the MUL1 gene encoding mitochondrial ubiquitin ligase activator of NFKB 1 isoform X1 — protein MGAKKVHLGEDLKSILSEAPGKCVPYAVIEGAVRSVKETLNSQFVENCKGVIQRLTLQEHKMVWNRTTHLWNDCSKIIHQRTNTVPFDLVPHEDGVDVAVRVLKPLDSVDLGLETVYEKFHPSIQSFTDVIGHYISGERPKGIQETEEMLKVGATLTGVGELVLDNNSVRLQPPKQGMQYYLSSQDFDSLLQRQESSVRLWKVLALVFGFATCATLFFILRKQYLQRQERLRLKQMQEEFQEHEAQLLSRAKPEDRESLKSACVVCLSSFKSCVFLECGHVCSCTECYRALPEPKKCPICRQAITRVIPLYNS, from the exons GAGCTGTGCGGTCTGTTAAAGAAACGCTTAACAGCCAGTTTGTGGAAAACTGCAAGGGGGTAATTCAGCGGCTGACACTTCAGGAGCACAAGATGGTGTGGAATCGAACCACCCACCTTTG GAATGATTGCTCAAAGATCATTCATCAGAGGACCAACACAGTGCCCTTTGACCTGGTGCCCCACGAGGATGGCGTGGATGTGGCTGTGCGAGTGCTGAAGCCCCTGGACTCAGTGGATCTGGGTCTAGAGACTGTGTATGAGAAGTTCCACCCCTCGATTCAGTCCTTCACCGATGTCATCGGCCACTACATCAGCGGTGAGCGGCCCAAAGGCATCCAAGAGACCGAGGAGATGCTGAAGGTGGGGGCCACCCTCACAGGGGTTGGCGAACTGGTCCTGGACAACAACTCTGTCCGCCTGCAGCCGCCCAAACAAGGCATGCAGTACTATCTAAGCAGCCAGGACTTCGacagcctgctgcagaggcaggagTCGAGCGTCAGGCTCTGGAAGGTGCTGGCGCTGGTTTTTGGCTTTGCCACATGTGCCACCCTCTTCTTCATTCTCCGGAAGCAGTATCTGCAGCGGCAGGAGCGCCTGCGCCTCAAGCAGATGCAGGAGGAGTTCCAGGAGCATGAGGCCCAGCTGCTGAGCCGAGCCAAGCCTGAGGACAGGGAGAGTCTGAAGAGCGCCTGTGTAGTGTGTCTGAGCAGCTTCAAGTCCTGCGTCTTTCTGGAGTGTGGGCACGTTTGTTCCTGCACCGAGTGCTACCGCGCCTTGCCAGAGCCCAAGAAGTGCCCTATCTGCAGACAGGCGATCACCCGGGTGATACCCCTGTACAACAGCTAA